One genomic window of Desulfuromonas sp. AOP6 includes the following:
- the otsB gene encoding trehalose-phosphatase, translating to MSRQRLTIDPEQFDAVIFDMDGVVTQTAHLHAGAWKKMFDAYLQKRSEGRGENCEPFSIEQDYSRYVDGKARYDGVRDFLASRGISLPEGHSDDDPEEETIRGLGNRKNAYFQHILEEQGVERYESTLTLIDRLREAGIKVAIISASKNARSVLAAAGVDDLFDTRVDGIIAEKEDIPGKPAPDLFLVAAKRLGAAPPRVVVVEDAPSGVQAGKAGGFGLVIGVHRTGQRQELEKFADRVVADLDEVDVAMRDPASTTDERPSALGSFAELVNRLGAKQPVVFLDYDGTLTPIVDRPEEAKITEEMRQTVRELARLCPVAIVSGRDLKDVRNLVGVQEVIYAGSHGFDIAGPKGNEMQFQRGTEYLPALDQAEQALQENLQPIEGAQIERKKFAIAVHYRRVPDDLHGKVEEAVDAVLAEREELRKTSGKKIFELRPDLDWDKGKALLWLLEQPGLDGEDLLPIYVGDDLTDEDALRETKKQGIGILVRDENRPTHAHYVLDNTKEVREFLRALCDHLKKRTDS from the coding sequence ATGTCCAGACAGCGATTGACCATCGACCCAGAACAGTTTGACGCCGTGATCTTCGACATGGATGGCGTCGTCACCCAAACCGCCCACCTGCATGCCGGCGCCTGGAAGAAGATGTTCGATGCCTACCTCCAAAAGCGCTCCGAGGGTAGAGGAGAAAATTGTGAACCCTTCAGTATCGAACAGGACTACAGCCGCTATGTGGACGGCAAGGCGCGCTATGATGGCGTCCGCGACTTTTTGGCATCACGCGGAATCAGTCTGCCCGAAGGCCATTCAGATGACGATCCCGAAGAAGAAACCATTCGCGGTCTAGGCAACCGCAAGAACGCCTATTTTCAGCACATTCTCGAAGAACAGGGCGTCGAGCGCTATGAGAGTACCCTCACCTTGATCGACCGACTCCGCGAAGCCGGCATCAAGGTCGCGATCATTTCCGCGAGCAAGAACGCCCGCTCTGTCCTTGCTGCTGCAGGGGTTGATGATCTGTTTGATACCCGGGTCGACGGGATCATTGCCGAGAAAGAAGACATCCCTGGAAAACCGGCCCCCGATCTGTTCCTTGTCGCCGCCAAACGACTCGGGGCAGCCCCCCCTCGTGTCGTGGTGGTCGAAGATGCGCCATCCGGGGTCCAAGCCGGAAAGGCCGGCGGCTTCGGCCTGGTGATAGGCGTTCATCGGACAGGGCAGCGGCAGGAACTGGAGAAATTTGCCGATAGAGTAGTCGCGGACCTGGACGAAGTCGATGTGGCCATGAGGGACCCGGCATCGACAACAGATGAGCGGCCCTCGGCTCTCGGCAGCTTCGCCGAACTGGTGAATAGACTCGGCGCAAAGCAGCCGGTCGTGTTCCTGGACTACGATGGGACTCTGACTCCCATCGTCGATCGTCCTGAGGAGGCTAAAATTACCGAGGAGATGAGGCAGACTGTCCGTGAACTCGCCCGTCTCTGCCCGGTGGCCATCGTCAGCGGCCGAGACCTCAAGGACGTCAGAAACCTTGTTGGCGTGCAGGAAGTCATCTATGCCGGCAGTCACGGCTTTGACATTGCGGGTCCGAAGGGAAATGAGATGCAGTTCCAGCGAGGAACCGAGTACCTCCCGGCCCTCGACCAAGCTGAACAGGCTCTACAGGAGAACCTCCAGCCGATCGAAGGCGCCCAGATCGAACGCAAGAAGTTCGCCATCGCCGTGCATTATCGACGTGTCCCCGATGACCTTCATGGGAAGGTCGAAGAGGCGGTTGATGCGGTCCTGGCCGAAAGAGAGGAACTGCGCAAGACCAGCGGCAAGAAAATTTTTGAACTGCGCCCCGACCTCGACTGGGATAAGGGTAAGGCTCTCCTTTGGCTGCTAGAGCAGCCAGGGCTCGACGGCGAGGACCTGTTGCCGATCTATGTCGGCGACGACCTGACCGATGAAGATGCCTTGCGTGAGACTAAAAAACAGGGCATAGGCATTCTGGTGCGGGATGAAAACCGTCCGACCCATGCCCATTATGTCCTGGACAACACGAAAGAGGTCCGCGAATTTTTGCGAGCCCTGTGCGACCACCTCAAAAAACGGACCGACTCATGA
- a CDS encoding glycosyl hydrolase family 65 protein: MNSWILKYDRFEPKQEKLREALTTVGNGYFCTRGAAPEALADSVHYPGTYLAGGYNRLETKIAGRTIENEDLVNFPNWLPLWFRIEEGEWFNLQAVEILLFQQELDLKNGLLRRTVRFQDDQGRITRLEQSRLVHMRHRHLAVLDTRLIAENWSGQVTFRSAIDGRIENDNVARYRDLANHHLEPLAARQLDRETIFLKVRTCQSRVEMAQAVRTRVFLEDSQQSPDRRLEQDQAYIAQTFALHLDAGETVHIEKTVALFTSRDEASTECGLEAYTALQRAPSLKTLLTEQGQTWAHLWHHFGFELEGSNSAEDVPLILRLHIFHLLQTVSLHTIELDVGVPSRGWHGEAYRGHVFWDELFIFPLLNLRCPEITRTLLKYRYRRLHEARAAAREAGYRGAMFPWQSGSNGREESQKVHLNPKSGNWIPDNSQLQYHVNAAIAWNVWQYYQVTYDMEFLSFYGAEMILEIARFWASLASWNPDLERFEILWVMGPDEYHDSYPDSDAPGLNNNAYTNIMAVWTLLCAMELLELLPPESHKELCERLNLREDEIKLWNDISRKMRLVFHDDGIISQFEGYADLAEFEWERYREKYGKIMRLDRILESEDDTPNRYKCSKQADVLMLFYLFSSEELENIFQRLGYPFAYETIPDNIQYYLQRTSHGSTLSQMVHSWVLSRSDREGSWQLFKEALQADIDDSQGGTTPEGIHLGAMAGTVDLLQRGYTGIETRGDMLHLNPCLPRELDRLKMRLRYRGQALELEITGSRLTVTCLQCGLPPVTLAVRGKEVSIEGGQTRQWDLETS; encoded by the coding sequence ATGAACAGCTGGATCCTGAAATACGATCGTTTTGAACCGAAGCAGGAGAAACTGCGTGAAGCCTTGACCACCGTAGGCAACGGTTATTTCTGCACCCGGGGGGCGGCACCGGAAGCGTTGGCCGACAGCGTCCATTATCCCGGCACCTATCTCGCCGGAGGGTATAACCGACTCGAGACAAAAATCGCCGGCCGCACGATTGAGAACGAGGATCTGGTCAATTTTCCCAACTGGCTCCCGCTGTGGTTCCGGATCGAAGAGGGTGAATGGTTCAACCTGCAGGCGGTTGAGATTCTCCTCTTCCAGCAGGAACTGGACCTGAAAAACGGCCTGCTGCGGCGCACGGTCCGCTTCCAGGATGATCAGGGGCGCATTACCCGACTGGAGCAGAGTCGCCTGGTCCACATGCGCCACCGGCACCTCGCGGTGCTTGATACCCGGCTGATCGCTGAGAATTGGTCCGGTCAGGTCACCTTCCGCAGCGCCATCGACGGTCGCATCGAAAACGACAACGTCGCCCGCTATCGGGATCTGGCCAACCACCACCTGGAACCGCTGGCAGCGCGGCAACTGGACCGGGAGACCATCTTTCTCAAGGTCCGCACTTGCCAGTCCCGCGTCGAGATGGCCCAGGCTGTCCGTACCCGGGTCTTTTTAGAAGACAGCCAGCAGTCTCCCGATCGTCGCCTCGAACAGGACCAGGCCTATATCGCGCAGACTTTTGCCCTGCACCTGGACGCTGGTGAAACCGTGCACATCGAGAAAACAGTCGCCCTCTTCACCAGTCGTGACGAGGCCAGCACCGAATGCGGACTCGAAGCGTATACTGCCCTTCAGCGTGCGCCCAGCTTGAAGACGTTATTGACAGAACAAGGCCAGACCTGGGCTCATCTCTGGCATCATTTCGGTTTCGAACTCGAAGGTTCGAACAGTGCCGAAGACGTGCCTTTGATCCTGCGCCTGCATATTTTCCATCTCCTGCAGACCGTTTCCCTCCATACCATTGAACTGGATGTCGGCGTCCCCTCCCGGGGCTGGCATGGTGAAGCCTACCGTGGTCATGTTTTCTGGGATGAACTATTCATCTTCCCCCTGCTCAACCTCCGCTGTCCCGAGATCACCCGCACCCTGCTTAAATATCGTTACCGGCGCCTGCATGAGGCCAGGGCAGCGGCCAGGGAGGCCGGCTATCGCGGTGCCATGTTTCCCTGGCAGAGTGGCAGCAACGGCCGTGAAGAGAGCCAGAAAGTTCATCTCAATCCGAAATCGGGCAACTGGATCCCCGACAACTCCCAGCTGCAGTACCATGTCAACGCGGCTATTGCCTGGAACGTCTGGCAATACTACCAGGTCACCTACGACATGGAGTTTCTCTCTTTCTACGGCGCGGAGATGATCCTGGAAATTGCCCGGTTTTGGGCAAGCCTGGCGTCCTGGAACCCAGATCTGGAACGCTTTGAGATTCTCTGGGTGATGGGGCCGGACGAATACCACGACAGCTACCCTGACAGCGATGCACCCGGCCTGAACAACAACGCCTATACCAACATCATGGCGGTCTGGACCCTGCTCTGTGCCATGGAGTTGCTTGAGCTTTTACCCCCGGAAAGCCATAAGGAACTCTGTGAACGCCTCAACCTCAGGGAGGATGAGATCAAGCTCTGGAACGATATCAGCCGTAAAATGCGTCTCGTCTTCCACGACGACGGCATCATCAGCCAGTTTGAGGGCTATGCCGACCTCGCGGAATTTGAATGGGAGCGCTATCGGGAAAAATACGGAAAGATCATGCGCCTCGATCGAATCCTCGAATCCGAGGATGACACGCCGAACCGCTACAAGTGTTCCAAGCAGGCTGACGTCCTGATGCTCTTCTATCTCTTCTCATCCGAGGAGTTGGAGAATATCTTCCAACGACTCGGCTATCCTTTTGCCTACGAGACCATACCTGACAACATCCAGTACTACCTGCAGCGCACCTCTCACGGCTCGACCCTGAGCCAGATGGTGCATTCCTGGGTGCTGTCCCGTTCAGATCGGGAAGGGTCATGGCAGCTGTTCAAGGAGGCCTTGCAGGCCGATATAGATGACAGCCAGGGCGGGACGACCCCCGAAGGGATTCACCTCGGCGCCATGGCGGGAACGGTCGACCTGCTGCAGCGAGGTTATACCGGCATTGAGACCCGCGGGGACATGCTGCACCTGAATCCCTGCCTGCCCCGTGAACTCGATCGCCTTAAAATGCGTCTGCGCTACCGTGGCCAGGCCCTTGAACTGGAAATCACCGGCTCCCGTCTGACGGTGACCTGTCTGCAGTGCGGACTCCCGCCGGTGACCCTCGCTGTTCGCGGCAAGGAAGTGAGCATCGAAGGGGGTCAGACCCGACAGTGGGATCTTGAAACATCATGA
- the treZ gene encoding malto-oligosyltrehalose trehalohydrolase → MSIDQNMDHLRSGAYYQGNGWCEVVAWAPLVKKLAVKLAAPGKPILPMERLEHGYWRLVTEELPPGTDYTFRLNDEMDRPDPASFSQPQGVHGPSRIVDHEAFSWTDRNWGGLPLEDLVIYELHVGTFTSEGTFSAIIPRLPALRELGVTALELMPVAQFPGRRNWGYDGVCPYAVQDSYGGPEGLKALVDACHRQGLAVILDVVYNHLGPEGNYLRDFGPFFTRRYRTPWGEAVNFDGPGSDGVRSYFIENALYWLRHYHVDALRLDAIHAIYDFSAKPFLEELAEKGDAFAAQSQRHCLLIAESDLNDTRTVQPRVRGGHGLHAQWNDDFHHALHALITGERQGYYRDFGSPDDLAKAFREGFVYDWRHSSYRHRRHGSSSAALPGRQLVVCSQNHDQIGNRPGGERLITLAGFEAAKMAAAAVCFAPCVPLLFMGEEYGETAPFLYFVDFSDKELQEAVRRGRREEFRDFTWTTAPPDPQSLETFRHSLLTWDNRHLGKGRTLSAFYRELLRLRRELPALAVLDKQALEVRTLPEQPVILLVRWQDGCRVLGLLHTGQHTCVFPFPENGGCWRKLLDSAEGHWDGPGSLLPEQVNHGHVVTMAPRSAALYVWTPSAERPS, encoded by the coding sequence ATGTCCATTGACCAGAATATGGATCACCTGCGCAGCGGCGCCTACTATCAGGGCAATGGGTGGTGCGAGGTCGTCGCCTGGGCTCCGCTGGTAAAAAAGCTGGCCGTAAAACTGGCCGCTCCCGGAAAACCCATCCTGCCCATGGAACGCCTGGAGCATGGCTACTGGCGCCTGGTGACAGAAGAACTCCCTCCGGGAACGGATTACACCTTTCGCCTCAATGACGAGATGGACCGCCCTGACCCGGCTTCTTTTTCCCAACCACAGGGCGTACATGGTCCTTCACGGATTGTCGATCACGAGGCCTTCAGCTGGACGGACAGAAACTGGGGCGGCCTACCCCTTGAGGACCTGGTCATCTATGAGCTCCATGTCGGCACTTTCACTTCCGAAGGGACCTTCAGCGCCATCATCCCCCGCCTGCCAGCCCTTCGCGAACTTGGCGTTACCGCGCTCGAACTGATGCCCGTCGCCCAGTTTCCCGGTCGGCGAAACTGGGGCTACGACGGGGTCTGTCCCTACGCGGTGCAGGACAGTTATGGCGGCCCGGAGGGCCTGAAAGCTCTGGTAGATGCCTGCCACAGACAGGGCCTGGCCGTGATCCTGGACGTCGTCTACAACCATCTCGGCCCTGAAGGGAACTATCTGCGCGACTTCGGACCGTTCTTCACCCGTCGTTACCGCACACCGTGGGGAGAAGCGGTCAACTTTGATGGTCCCGGCAGCGATGGGGTGCGTTCCTATTTTATCGAAAACGCCCTGTACTGGCTGCGGCACTACCACGTGGACGCCCTTCGCCTCGATGCGATCCATGCCATCTATGACTTTTCCGCCAAACCATTCTTAGAGGAACTCGCCGAGAAAGGGGACGCCTTCGCTGCACAAAGCCAGCGGCACTGCCTGCTGATCGCCGAAAGCGACCTCAATGACACCCGAACCGTGCAGCCTCGCGTACGCGGCGGCCATGGCCTTCACGCCCAGTGGAACGATGATTTTCATCATGCCCTGCATGCCTTGATCACCGGGGAGAGACAGGGTTACTACCGGGATTTCGGCTCACCCGACGACCTGGCCAAGGCCTTTCGGGAAGGTTTCGTCTACGACTGGCGTCATTCCAGCTACCGACATCGCCGGCATGGTAGTTCTTCGGCCGCCCTGCCCGGCCGTCAGCTGGTGGTCTGCAGCCAGAACCATGATCAGATCGGCAACCGCCCGGGAGGGGAAAGGCTGATTACCCTGGCCGGTTTTGAAGCGGCCAAGATGGCCGCGGCCGCCGTCTGTTTTGCCCCCTGCGTGCCCCTGTTGTTCATGGGGGAAGAATACGGCGAAACCGCTCCTTTCTTATACTTTGTGGATTTTTCCGACAAAGAGCTGCAGGAGGCTGTCCGCCGTGGGCGCCGTGAAGAATTTCGTGACTTCACCTGGACGACCGCCCCCCCTGATCCCCAATCCTTGGAGACTTTTCGCCATTCTCTGTTGACCTGGGACAACCGCCACTTAGGCAAAGGCCGCACCCTGAGCGCATTTTACCGCGAGCTGCTGCGCTTGCGCAGGGAATTGCCGGCGTTGGCCGTTCTCGATAAGCAGGCCTTGGAGGTGCGTACCTTGCCGGAGCAGCCGGTGATCCTGCTCGTGCGCTGGCAGGATGGGTGCCGCGTCCTCGGTCTGCTCCACACCGGCCAGCACACCTGTGTATTCCCCTTCCCGGAGAATGGCGGCTGCTGGCGAAAACTGCTCGATTCAGCCGAGGGACACTGGGACGGACCGGGCAGCCTCCTGCCTGAACAGGTCAATCATGGCCATGTCGTCACCATGGCGCCCAGAAGCGCTGCCCTTTATGTCTGGACGCCCAGTGCAGAGAGGCCTTCCTGA
- the treY gene encoding malto-oligosyltrehalose synthase → MRIPRSTYRLQFTPDFGFKQTAEVIAYLGDLGISDLYASPVFRARPGSTSGYDLVDPEALHEELGTPDEFNILSTMLRDHHMGWLQDIVPNHMAYHASNPYLTDILENGPDSPFYHYFDIDWKHHSDRIHGKVLAPFLGSHYGEVLEKGELQLSYGESGFFVAYHSLHFPLRIETYHDLLSEALTPMQREVGKEHPHCTQLAGLLSILKSLRQTHDSGERYHQIRFIKQNIGDIYRNNRSFRKVLDEVLVVWNGEPGKPASFNRLEALLADQWFRLAHWKVASEEINYRRFFGLNDLICLRMEHQGVFEQTHAFILRLAEEGVFSGLRIDHIDGLYDPATYLQQLRSRLPDTFLVVEKILARDESLPAWPIQGTTGYDFLNDLNSLFCGQVSEKGFNDLYREFSGQRQSCEELNYASRKRIIERNLFGDIINLAHLLKRIANRHRHGLDIPQGSLQRALIEILAHFPVYRTYLDGATRCETELQAIEKALSQAKKRNPDHQNEIDYVGRILSGEIESFRPHQERRQWLHFTMRFQQLSGPVMAKGFEDTLLYVYNRLLSLNEVGGDPSRFGLSAAEFHDSCRRRHHSWPHTLNATSTHDTKRGEDIRARLNVLSELPQEWRRLLQRWSRRHRSFKPTVRHHRVPDKNDEYFLYQTLVGAWPFANEEVADFRHRLKKYVTKSVREAKTHTAWIEPDKAYEEAFLQFVERILDLQDNPVFYEEFLPFLQRVAHFGMLNTLSQTLIKITAPGIPDFYQGTEFWDLNLVDPDNRRPVDFARRRAAMQEISRRESIGLPGLLHDLLAHMDNGWIKLFLIRRGLRERHRYPELFQQGDYLPLEITGPGREHVIAFARRQPEVMSVTIAPRLLAGWLEEGSLPLGRELWGNTALVLPGGSPFSWRESFTEAHISGEHGILIGEVLQSFPVGLLIGQTAVP, encoded by the coding sequence ATGCGCATCCCCCGCTCGACCTATCGCCTGCAGTTCACCCCCGATTTCGGCTTTAAGCAGACCGCCGAAGTCATCGCCTACCTCGGCGATCTCGGCATCTCCGACCTGTATGCGTCCCCTGTCTTTCGCGCCCGCCCGGGGAGCACCAGCGGCTACGACCTGGTCGATCCTGAGGCTCTCCATGAAGAACTGGGAACTCCCGATGAGTTCAACATTCTCAGCACCATGCTCAGGGATCACCACATGGGCTGGCTGCAGGACATCGTTCCGAACCACATGGCCTACCATGCGAGCAATCCTTACCTGACCGACATCCTGGAAAATGGGCCCGACTCCCCCTTCTACCACTACTTCGACATCGACTGGAAGCATCATTCCGACAGGATTCATGGCAAGGTCCTGGCCCCTTTTCTGGGGAGTCATTATGGCGAGGTTCTGGAGAAAGGGGAGCTCCAGCTGAGCTACGGTGAATCCGGATTTTTCGTAGCTTACCACTCTCTCCACTTTCCGCTCCGGATCGAAACCTACCACGACCTGTTGAGCGAGGCCCTGACGCCCATGCAGCGGGAGGTTGGCAAAGAGCACCCGCACTGCACCCAGTTGGCCGGTCTCCTCTCCATTCTCAAGAGTTTGCGCCAGACTCACGACAGCGGCGAACGATATCACCAGATCCGGTTTATCAAACAAAACATCGGGGATATCTACCGGAACAATAGATCCTTCCGCAAGGTGTTGGATGAGGTGCTGGTCGTGTGGAACGGGGAACCAGGCAAGCCGGCGAGCTTCAACCGGTTGGAAGCCCTGCTGGCCGACCAATGGTTCCGCCTCGCCCACTGGAAGGTCGCCTCTGAGGAGATCAATTATCGCCGCTTCTTCGGTCTCAACGATCTGATCTGTCTGCGAATGGAACACCAGGGTGTCTTCGAGCAGACCCATGCCTTTATTCTACGTCTTGCGGAAGAAGGGGTATTCAGCGGCCTGCGAATTGACCATATCGACGGCCTTTATGATCCGGCTACCTACCTGCAGCAACTCCGTAGCAGACTCCCTGACACCTTCCTGGTTGTGGAAAAGATCTTGGCGAGGGATGAAAGCCTGCCGGCCTGGCCGATCCAGGGGACGACCGGCTACGATTTCCTCAACGACCTCAACAGCCTTTTCTGCGGGCAGGTTTCGGAAAAGGGCTTCAATGATCTCTATCGCGAATTCAGCGGCCAGCGGCAATCGTGCGAGGAACTGAACTATGCCAGTCGCAAAAGGATTATCGAACGAAACCTGTTCGGCGACATCATCAACCTGGCTCACCTGCTGAAGCGCATCGCCAACCGGCACCGCCACGGCCTCGACATTCCGCAAGGCAGCCTGCAGCGAGCGCTGATCGAGATTCTGGCGCACTTCCCGGTGTACCGCACGTACCTGGATGGGGCTACAAGGTGCGAGACCGAGCTACAGGCCATCGAGAAGGCGTTGAGTCAGGCCAAGAAACGCAATCCAGACCATCAGAATGAAATTGACTACGTCGGCCGGATTCTGAGTGGCGAGATCGAATCATTCCGACCCCATCAGGAGCGTAGGCAGTGGCTGCATTTCACGATGCGCTTTCAGCAGCTCAGTGGACCGGTGATGGCCAAAGGCTTCGAAGACACGCTACTGTACGTCTACAACCGCCTGTTATCCCTCAACGAGGTCGGCGGTGACCCGTCCCGATTCGGGCTATCGGCGGCTGAGTTCCATGATTCCTGCCGCAGGCGGCACCACAGTTGGCCGCACACCCTCAACGCCACCTCCACCCACGACACCAAGCGCGGCGAGGATATCCGGGCGCGCCTGAACGTGCTGTCCGAACTTCCTCAGGAATGGAGGCGGCTGCTCCAGCGTTGGAGCCGACGGCATCGCTCTTTCAAACCGACGGTCAGACACCACAGAGTACCGGACAAAAACGACGAATACTTCCTCTACCAGACGCTGGTCGGCGCCTGGCCCTTCGCCAACGAGGAGGTGGCGGACTTCAGACACCGCCTCAAAAAATACGTGACGAAATCGGTACGCGAGGCCAAGACGCACACAGCCTGGATCGAACCGGACAAGGCCTACGAAGAGGCGTTTCTTCAGTTCGTCGAAAGGATTCTGGACCTGCAGGACAATCCTGTTTTTTACGAGGAGTTCCTCCCCTTTCTGCAGAGAGTGGCCCATTTCGGCATGCTCAACACCTTGTCGCAGACCCTGATCAAGATCACGGCTCCCGGCATACCCGACTTTTACCAGGGGACCGAGTTCTGGGATCTGAACCTCGTTGACCCGGATAACCGCCGGCCGGTCGATTTCGCACGGCGGCGCGCGGCCATGCAGGAAATCAGCCGGCGGGAATCGATCGGCCTGCCGGGGCTGCTCCACGACCTGCTGGCCCATATGGACAATGGCTGGATTAAGCTGTTTCTGATCCGGCGCGGGCTCAGGGAGCGCCATCGATATCCCGAGCTCTTTCAGCAGGGGGATTACCTGCCCCTTGAAATCACCGGTCCGGGCCGAGAACACGTCATCGCCTTCGCCCGCCGGCAGCCTGAGGTCATGTCCGTCACGATTGCCCCACGTCTGCTGGCTGGCTGGCTGGAGGAAGGGTCCCTGCCTTTGGGGAGGGAACTCTGGGGAAATACGGCACTGGTGCTGCCAGGGGGATCCCCATTCTCCTGGCGGGAATCCTTTACAGAGGCCCACATTTCAGGGGAACACGGAATCCTGATTGGAGAAGTTCTGCAGAGTTTTCCGGTCGGGCTGCTCATCGGACAGACAGCCGTGCCCTGA
- the polX gene encoding DNA polymerase/3'-5' exonuclease PolX, which yields MPIHNADIARLFHRVADLLEISTANPFRVRAYRNAARTLTDQTQSAAQLLEDGADLSDLPDIGQDLAGKIVEILETGQLGLLKDLEKKIPGDLVDLLDIAQLGPKRVAALYHELDIHNLDDLAKAARAQKIRDLEGFGEKLEKKILKEIERQTGSEGRTKRAAAEEVVGPLLAYLEKIDGVKRVIVAGSYRRRQETVGDLDILVTCSQDSAVMERFVSFEDVDEVLANGTTRSSVRLRGGLQVDLRVVAEVSYGAALYYFTGSKEHNIALRKIAVDKGLKINEYGVFQGKGDDEERIAGATEEEVLAAVDLPYIPPELRENRGEIEAAQKSKLPALIEGDDICGDLHAHTRGTDGRGTLKEMVEAARELGYSYLAITEHSQAVKVAKGFDRRRLQEQIEKIDELTDNYAGFRILKGIEVDILEDGSLDLPDDVLDQLDLTICSIHSHFNLSSEKQTERIIRAMDNPHFNILGHPSGRLINERAPYPLNMEKIMHAALERGCYLELNAHPDRLDLNDHHCRMAKDLGLKLAIATDAHSVQGLQNMKYGIDQARRGWLGKEDVINTRRTAELLRLLKR from the coding sequence ATGCCGATCCACAACGCCGACATCGCCCGCCTTTTCCACCGAGTCGCCGACCTGCTCGAAATCAGCACTGCCAATCCTTTTCGGGTGCGGGCCTACCGTAATGCCGCCCGCACCCTGACCGACCAGACGCAGAGTGCGGCACAATTGCTTGAGGATGGTGCTGACCTCTCCGACCTGCCGGACATCGGGCAGGATCTGGCCGGGAAGATCGTCGAAATTCTCGAAACGGGTCAGCTCGGATTGCTTAAGGATCTGGAGAAAAAGATTCCGGGAGACCTGGTCGACCTGCTCGACATCGCCCAGCTTGGCCCGAAACGGGTCGCTGCCCTCTACCATGAACTCGACATCCACAATCTCGATGACTTGGCAAAAGCGGCCCGCGCTCAGAAGATCCGCGATCTGGAAGGGTTTGGTGAAAAGCTGGAAAAAAAGATCCTCAAGGAAATCGAACGCCAGACAGGCTCGGAAGGTCGTACCAAGCGCGCTGCGGCTGAGGAAGTGGTTGGCCCTCTGCTGGCGTATCTGGAAAAGATAGACGGTGTCAAGCGGGTGATCGTCGCCGGCAGTTACCGCCGCCGCCAGGAGACCGTGGGGGATCTGGATATCCTGGTCACCTGCAGCCAGGACAGCGCGGTGATGGAACGCTTCGTCTCCTTCGAAGATGTCGACGAAGTTCTGGCCAATGGGACAACCAGGTCATCGGTGCGACTGCGGGGTGGTCTTCAGGTCGACTTGAGGGTCGTCGCCGAGGTCAGCTACGGAGCCGCACTCTATTACTTCACCGGCTCCAAAGAACACAACATCGCTCTCCGCAAAATAGCCGTGGACAAGGGTCTCAAAATCAACGAATACGGTGTCTTCCAAGGGAAAGGCGATGACGAGGAGCGGATCGCCGGAGCCACCGAGGAGGAGGTTCTGGCAGCGGTTGACCTGCCCTACATCCCGCCGGAACTGCGGGAGAATCGCGGTGAGATCGAGGCCGCCCAGAAAAGCAAGCTGCCCGCGCTCATCGAAGGCGACGACATCTGCGGCGACCTGCACGCCCACACCAGGGGCACAGATGGTCGCGGGACATTGAAGGAGATGGTAGAGGCCGCCAGAGAACTCGGCTACAGCTATCTGGCGATCACCGAGCACAGTCAGGCGGTCAAGGTCGCAAAAGGCTTTGATCGCCGGCGACTGCAGGAACAGATTGAAAAGATCGATGAACTCACGGACAACTACGCCGGATTTCGTATTCTCAAAGGAATCGAGGTGGACATTCTAGAGGATGGCAGTCTCGATCTTCCCGACGATGTGCTCGACCAACTCGACCTGACCATCTGCTCCATCCACTCCCATTTCAATCTCTCCAGTGAAAAGCAGACCGAGCGCATTATCCGGGCCATGGACAATCCCCACTTCAACATACTCGGCCACCCGAGCGGCCGGCTGATCAACGAACGTGCACCTTATCCGCTGAATATGGAAAAGATCATGCACGCAGCGCTGGAAAGAGGCTGCTATCTTGAGCTCAACGCTCACCCGGACCGCCTGGACCTGAATGATCATCATTGTCGCATGGCCAAAGACCTTGGCCTGAAGCTGGCCATCGCCACCGATGCCCACAGCGTTCAGGGCCTGCAGAACATGAAGTACGGCATCGACCAGGCGCGCCGCGGCTGGCTGGGCAAGGAGGACGTCATTAACACACGCAGGACGGCGGAGCTTTTGCGACTCCTGAAACGATGA